The genome window TGTCCTTGAGGGTGGGCATCCGTTCGAGACGCGGCACGGTAACGAGCATTTCAAAGAGCAGATTCAACTGATAGGTTTCAGGGATCGCCGATTGGACAAAGATCGTGCTGACATCGGGGTCAATGCCAACAGCGAGATAGTCCAACACGGTTTCGCGGATGAAGGTTGGAATCTCTTTGATATATTGCGGCTCAGGCTTGGTGGTGAGCGTGTGCAGGTCTGCGATGATGAAGAAGGATTCGTATTGATGCTGCAGGCGCACACGGTTTTCCAGCGAGCCGACGTAGTGACCGAGGTGGAGGCGTCCCGTTGGGCGGTCACCTGTGAGGAGGCGGGGTTTGGTTGTCATGGGTTTTTCCTTTCGTTACATTTCATATGTCGTTGCGAGCAAAGCGAAGCAATCTCCCAATAACATTCATGTTCTTGTTTCGAGGAGATTGCTTCGTCGGGAAGAACATCCTCCTCGCAACGACATGTCAACTATTGGTTTCAGCAATCTCAATGGCTTTCAACATCGCGGAGGCTTTATTGACGGTCTCTTGAAATTCGGTCGTCGGATTCGAATCCGCGACGATGCCTGCGCCTGCCTGCACGCTGAAGGTATTCCCGCGCCCAACCATGGTGCGGATGGCGAGGCAGGCGTCCATGTTGCCGTCGAAGCCGAAGTAGCCGACCATGCCTGCGTATGCGCCGCGCGGGTCGGCTTCAAGGTCGGCGATGATTTCGAGGGCGCGCACTTTCGGCGCGCCGCTGACTGTCCCTGCGGGGAAGGCGGCTCGCACCAGATCGAATGCGGTCAAGTCAGCTTTGAGTTTTCCTTCCACATGCGAGACGATGTGCATGACGTGTGAATATTTTTCAACGGTGAAGAAGTCGGAGACCTTCACTGTACCATATTCGCAGACGCGCCCCAGGTCGTTGCGTCCGAGGTCAACCAACATCACATGCTCGGCGCGCTCCTTAGGGTCGGCGAGCAGTTCTTGCGCGAGAGCGGCGTCAGCGGTGGAGTCGGCTCCTCGGGGGCGCGTCCCAGCGATCGGTCGGAGCGAGGCGATTCGTCCCTCCAGCCGCACGAACATCTCAGGCGACGATCCAACCAAAAAGAGCGGCTCGTCGTCCACCATCCCGAAATCGAAAAAGAACATGTACGGCGACGGGTTGAGGCGGCGCACGGCGCGATAGACGTCGAACGGCCCGACGCCCGTTTCGCGCGTGAAGCGCTGTGAAAGCACCACCTGAAAAATGTCGCCCGCCGCAATGTGCTCCTTGGCATCGCGCACCATGTCTTCGTAACTCCCCTGCGTCATGTTGGAGCGCGTCTGCGACGATTTGATTTCACGCGGCTGTGACGGCGGAAGCGGCGCATGGATGCGCGACACGATCTCGTCGAGTTTGCGATTTGCGGATTCGACATCATCACCGAGGATGTTCGCAATGAGGGACAGACTGCGGCGCGCATGGTCGAAGGCGATGACGGTATCGGCGAGGAGGAAAATACCGTCGGGTATTCTCGCGCTGAGCGGAGCCGTAGACGAAGCGCGCGTCATTTTCACCTTTAGAGTTGGCTCAAAAAACCGAATCGACTCGTACCCGAGATAGCCCACCAACCCACCGATGAAACGCGGCACACCAGCTTGCGCCTTGAAGTTGAAGCGACTCATTTCCTCTTGCAAGAAATAGGTCGGATCATTGTCGTATTGAACCGTACAGGTTCCGTTAGCATCTTTGATTTCGATCTGTCCATCACGCAAAATATATTGCGCCCGCGGCTGGACACCGATAAACGAGTAACGCGCGATCCGCTCCCCGCCTTCCACGGACTCGAGCAGGAATGACGTGCCATCCCCGCGCAGTTTCATGTACACGCTAATGGGTGTCTCGAGGTCTGCGGAAATCTCGCGAATTATTGTTTGAGTAGTTGTTGTTTCGAGCAACATAGTCTCTCCGAAAGGTACAGACTTATTGAAAACGTTTGAACGTTGAAACGTTAAAACGCACTCCCCTCCTGTCCATTGGGACGAGAGGGGAGTCTCGTGGTGCCACCCAAGTTTAACGCCTGCCTTTAACAAAAACTTCCCTGTGATGCAACAGGGAAGGGAAGCCAGCGTCACTCTTTTCAGGTACGTCGCGAATTTGCGATTATACCCTTGCTCTATAACGGGAGCGCCCGAATTGGGTTACTGGTTTTGGTCGGGGAAACCCCGCCCTTACATGTTCGCCCGCTCAACTCGGAGGTCCATTCGGTCTCTGCGCTTTCGCCTTGCTTTCAGAAGTATGGTCTTTAGACCACGTTGCCTGGCTCTCTGGTAACCGCTTTGAAACGTACTCGTCCTCGTCAGCGTTTTTGGTTTATGTTGGGCGGGATTGTATGACGGAGGGGTGGATGTGTCAAGAGGAAAATGACTATGAGCTTTTTGATTCAAAAAAAATGTTCAGTCGCATAAGATGAGATAAACCTCCCCTAAAATAGGACCAGAGAAAAGTAGAAGACTTGAGCTTGCCCCGATACAGTAGACATGAAAAATGTCAATATCTAGCGGGCTTGAAAGAACAGGAGCAGGATCATGGACGAAAAGAAAATAGGCAGATCGAACGTGAATCGATCCCCATACGTCAAATGTACCATGTGGCGCTGGTCTCCTCGGATCGAGGTACGAAGCGTCCTGGCGGTTTTTTTTACCGGGATGATTTCGACAAAAAACAGGCGTTCGACCTGCTGGAAGGAGCAACTCAACGACTCGCTCACCGCGCCGCAGATCAGGAATGGCAAAACATAATCGCAGGGTAAAACAGGAGGCTCGCAAGAACAGTGTCCTGGGGATGGCAGTGAAAAAAGGTAAACGTCCTGCATAGCATCAGACAATGGATTGAATCAAAATCGGGACATCACGTCCCGATTTTGATTCAGATGCAATACAACTCTACACGCAAGGTCAACCAGGCCGTTTCATATGTTCTTAAAGAAACTATGCCAGCAAAACCGCCTGGGCGGATTCAAGCTGTTCATAGATCGGGATAATGCCGGGGATACCGGTCATTTCCAAAACACCTTTCACATCCGAAGTCGGATTGAGGAGGACCATTTTTCCACCGCGGCTGGCAAGGGATTTGGCGTTCGTGGTCAGCATGCGGATGCCGATGGACGCAAGGTACTCCACCTCCGACAGGTCGACAAGCACGCGCACATTCTGCCCGGAGCAATAGACTGCAAACCTGAGGTCAACCTCGTTGACGCCCATGACATCCAGCCTGCCGGTCAATCTGATCAATCGGATGTTATTATCCAGTTCACCGTATTGAAGGTCCATGGTTGTTACCTGTCATCTGAGAGTGACACTATTATATTAAACCCG of Anaerolineales bacterium contains these proteins:
- the trpE gene encoding anthranilate synthase component I; translation: MLLETTTTQTIIREISADLETPISVYMKLRGDGTSFLLESVEGGERIARYSFIGVQPRAQYILRDGQIEIKDANGTCTVQYDNDPTYFLQEEMSRFNFKAQAGVPRFIGGLVGYLGYESIRFFEPTLKVKMTRASSTAPLSARIPDGIFLLADTVIAFDHARRSLSLIANILGDDVESANRKLDEIVSRIHAPLPPSQPREIKSSQTRSNMTQGSYEDMVRDAKEHIAAGDIFQVVLSQRFTRETGVGPFDVYRAVRRLNPSPYMFFFDFGMVDDEPLFLVGSSPEMFVRLEGRIASLRPIAGTRPRGADSTADAALAQELLADPKERAEHVMLVDLGRNDLGRVCEYGTVKVSDFFTVEKYSHVMHIVSHVEGKLKADLTAFDLVRAAFPAGTVSGAPKVRALEIIADLEADPRGAYAGMVGYFGFDGNMDACLAIRTMVGRGNTFSVQAGAGIVADSNPTTEFQETVNKASAMLKAIEIAETNS
- a CDS encoding STAS domain-containing protein, with amino-acid sequence MDLQYGELDNNIRLIRLTGRLDVMGVNEVDLRFAVYCSGQNVRVLVDLSEVEYLASIGIRMLTTNAKSLASRGGKMVLLNPTSDVKGVLEMTGIPGIIPIYEQLESAQAVLLA